One part of the Anaerolineae bacterium genome encodes these proteins:
- a CDS encoding 6-phospho-3-hexuloisomerase — protein sequence MKYQDYYKTILDELKQVFERIDTRQIDQLMDAIIKAKRLFLIGVGREGLSTRAFAMRLMHLGKEVHWIWDDTTPSLGKDDLLIVTSGSGEIGHLHYVAEQGKLAGATLAVVTGTPDRKTPEMADMVLWVPACVFHGKDNVVPSIQLMGNLFEQSLLIVFDMIVMMLAEKLGVAREEMVNRHRNVE from the coding sequence ATGAAATATCAAGACTACTATAAAACAATTCTCGACGAATTAAAGCAGGTCTTCGAACGCATCGATACCCGGCAAATCGATCAATTAATGGATGCAATCATCAAAGCAAAACGCCTTTTTCTAATCGGGGTAGGCAGAGAAGGTTTATCAACTCGTGCTTTCGCTATGCGTCTGATGCATCTGGGCAAAGAGGTACATTGGATATGGGATGATACGACACCGTCATTAGGTAAAGATGATCTCTTAATTGTGACCTCTGGGTCTGGTGAAATTGGACATCTTCACTATGTTGCTGAACAAGGGAAGTTGGCAGGGGCAACTTTGGCAGTGGTTACCGGAACACCGGATCGTAAAACCCCTGAAATGGCTGATATGGTTTTATGGGTGCCGGCGTGTGTCTTTCACGGGAAAGATAATGTAGTACCCTCCATTCAATTAATGGGAAACTTGTTTGAACAATCACTCCTGATCGTTTTTGATATGATTGTCATGATGTTAGCAGAAAAATTGGGAGTTGCAAGAGAGGAAATGGTCAATCGACATCGCAACGTTGAGTAA